A stretch of Thermoflexus sp. DNA encodes these proteins:
- a CDS encoding metallophosphoesterase family protein yields the protein MRILVLSDIHANFEALEAVLADAGAWDALWFLGDLVGYGPDPVACIDRVQRLAAVALAGNHDWGVLSRVPLSTFNPAARRVLEWTREQLPARHIEYLMGLPTQTEQEGITLTHGSLRAPIWEYILDPYTAWENIEQLPTRISLFGHTHVAIAYHVPDRKTPRMHILEPPYDEPIDLREGWWLLNPGSVGQPRDGDPRAAYGILDLEAMTWTFRRVPYPIAETQAKMRRLGFPPFLIERLAYGE from the coding sequence ATGCGCATCCTGGTGCTCTCGGATATCCACGCGAACTTCGAGGCGCTGGAGGCGGTGCTGGCAGACGCCGGAGCCTGGGATGCCCTCTGGTTCCTGGGGGACCTGGTGGGCTACGGGCCGGACCCGGTGGCGTGCATCGATCGGGTCCAGCGCCTAGCGGCCGTGGCCCTCGCCGGCAACCACGACTGGGGGGTTCTGAGCCGGGTGCCCCTTTCCACCTTCAACCCCGCGGCCCGCAGGGTGCTGGAATGGACGCGGGAGCAGCTTCCCGCGCGCCACATCGAATACCTGATGGGCCTCCCAACCCAAACGGAACAGGAGGGGATCACTCTGACCCATGGGAGCCTGCGGGCGCCGATCTGGGAATACATCTTGGATCCGTATACCGCATGGGAGAACATTGAGCAGCTGCCCACCCGGATCAGCCTCTTCGGCCATACCCACGTGGCCATCGCTTACCATGTGCCGGATCGGAAGACGCCGCGGATGCACATCCTGGAGCCGCCCTATGATGAGCCCATCGACCTGCGGGAGGGATGGTGGCTGTTGAACCCGGGGAGCGTCGGCCAGCCCCGGGATGGCGACCCCCGGGCCGCCTACGGGATCCTGGATCTGGAAGCGATGACCTGGACGTTCCGGCGGGTTCCCTACCCGATCGCCGAGACCCAGGCGAAAATGCGCCGCCTGGGGTTTCCGCCGTTTTTGATCGAACGCCTCGCCTACGGCGAGTAG